The following are encoded in a window of Halosolutus halophilus genomic DNA:
- a CDS encoding ABC transporter ATP-binding protein: MTQYDVQLSDITKRFGDVIAVDDLSLDIERGEFLTLLGPSGCGKTTTLRCIAGFETPTEGNVSIRDERVNSVPPFERDTSMVFQSYALFPHMTVGENVAFGLERQGIPESHATDGGTVTRSGGLRESLGGLIGRHGREEIDARVSKVLELVEMPGYEDRSIGELSGGQQQRVALARAIVTEPAVLLLDEPLGALDLKLRKNMQVELKNLQEELGVTFVYVTHDQEEALTMSDKIAVMNEGRIEQLGTATEIYEQPETEFVADFIGETNLVRGSYRETDAGAVIAADGLEFAVSPDAEAADTNDASFAIRPEKLRLGADARGQDNEFEGEVIDEIYKGNLGKFVVRLENGQQLTVDMQIRDQGVYRSTGETVRVGWSRENAVVLTE; this comes from the coding sequence ATGACTCAGTACGACGTTCAACTGTCGGACATCACGAAGCGGTTCGGGGACGTGATCGCCGTCGACGACCTCTCGCTGGACATCGAACGGGGGGAGTTTCTCACGCTGCTCGGTCCGAGCGGCTGCGGCAAGACGACGACGTTACGCTGTATCGCGGGGTTCGAGACGCCGACGGAGGGTAACGTGTCCATCCGCGACGAGCGCGTCAACAGTGTGCCGCCGTTCGAACGCGACACGAGCATGGTCTTCCAGTCGTACGCGCTATTCCCGCACATGACAGTCGGCGAAAACGTCGCGTTCGGCCTCGAGAGACAGGGAATCCCGGAGTCCCACGCTACCGATGGCGGAACGGTTACCCGGTCCGGCGGGCTGCGCGAGTCCCTCGGGGGGCTGATCGGCCGCCACGGTCGCGAGGAAATCGACGCGCGCGTGTCGAAGGTCCTCGAACTCGTCGAGATGCCGGGCTACGAAGACAGATCGATCGGCGAACTCTCGGGCGGGCAACAACAGCGAGTCGCACTCGCCAGGGCGATCGTGACCGAACCGGCCGTGCTGTTGCTCGACGAACCGCTCGGTGCCCTCGACCTCAAACTGCGGAAGAACATGCAAGTGGAACTCAAGAACCTCCAGGAGGAACTCGGGGTCACGTTCGTCTACGTCACCCACGACCAGGAGGAGGCGTTGACGATGAGCGACAAGATCGCGGTGATGAACGAGGGCCGGATCGAGCAACTGGGCACCGCGACCGAGATCTACGAACAGCCCGAGACGGAGTTCGTCGCGGACTTCATCGGGGAGACGAATCTCGTTCGCGGGAGCTACCGAGAGACCGACGCCGGCGCGGTGATCGCGGCCGACGGTCTCGAGTTCGCCGTCTCACCGGACGCCGAGGCCGCCGACACGAACGACGCATCGTTCGCGATCCGGCCGGAAAAGCTCCGACTCGGTGCTGACGCCCGTGGGCAGGACAACGAGTTCGAGGGCGAGGTGATCGACGAAATCTACAAGGGGAACCTCGGAAAGTTCGTCGTCCGCCTCGAGAACGGCCAGCAGCTCACGGTCGACATGCAGATCCGCGATCAGGGCGTCTATCGATCGACCGGGGAGACAGTTCGCGTCGGCTGGTCCCGGGAGAACGCGGTCGTGCTCACAGAGTAG
- a CDS encoding aldehyde ferredoxin oxidoreductase family protein, whose amino-acid sequence MSGSADQATEEQDLRYLLRVNLTERTVETETVPESYRDRFISGKGLGAALLLDELEPGTDPLSPDNRLCFMLGPLTGFAPGTSRYAVVTKSPLTGAFVDSYSGGHFPTMLRWALPDYLGIVFEGQADEPVTLRVTDDGVTIEDATDLWGLDTKETAERFDGKRTKTAAIGPAGENLVRYATISSDEATHHAGRGGVGAVMGSKNLKAVVATAGGPPEAPDVRDLRVEHTQRLGTSEEVSWARNGGTQLVVDWTQEIGALPTHNWTRGRIEDGDDLNIEAFSSGHVDTDSCYSCPVACGHVTDFSESDVDGAFEDADVDWGPEYETIGLMGANADITDVTAVTELASRADTLGMDTISLGNVLSWVMECVDAGLLEYDIDWGDAAAAARLIEEVAHREGIGDALAEGTAVAAERLCDGDPRAREAAVEVKGMELPAYEPRASFGMALAYATSDRGACHQRAWPIGSDAMGGERDPYDTEGHATVVVEEQDERALTYSMVTCDFTAYNYDRVAEWLNALGYDVDAGELETVGERAWNLARLFNVREGFDRSDDELPERMKRPLERGGPADGNQITDDTFETMLTEYYELRGWTSDGEPTPETLERLDLAEFASA is encoded by the coding sequence ATGTCAGGGAGCGCCGATCAGGCGACCGAGGAACAGGACCTGCGATACCTTCTCCGGGTGAACCTCACCGAGCGAACCGTCGAAACCGAGACCGTCCCGGAATCGTACCGCGACCGATTCATCTCCGGGAAGGGACTGGGAGCGGCGTTGCTCCTGGACGAACTCGAGCCCGGAACGGACCCGTTGAGCCCCGACAACCGGCTGTGTTTCATGCTCGGACCGCTGACCGGTTTCGCGCCGGGGACCTCCAGGTACGCCGTGGTGACGAAGTCGCCGCTGACGGGCGCGTTCGTGGACTCCTACTCCGGCGGGCACTTCCCGACGATGCTGCGGTGGGCCCTGCCGGACTACCTCGGCATCGTCTTCGAGGGGCAGGCCGACGAACCCGTCACGCTCCGCGTCACAGACGACGGGGTGACCATCGAGGACGCCACCGATCTGTGGGGACTCGATACGAAGGAGACCGCCGAACGCTTCGACGGGAAGCGAACGAAGACGGCCGCGATCGGACCGGCCGGTGAGAACCTGGTTCGGTACGCGACGATTTCGAGTGATGAAGCCACCCACCACGCCGGGCGCGGCGGCGTCGGTGCAGTCATGGGAAGCAAGAACCTGAAGGCGGTCGTCGCCACCGCGGGCGGACCGCCCGAGGCGCCGGACGTCCGCGACCTGCGAGTCGAGCACACACAGCGACTCGGCACCAGCGAGGAGGTGAGCTGGGCGCGAAACGGAGGCACGCAACTCGTCGTCGACTGGACCCAGGAGATCGGTGCGCTTCCGACGCACAACTGGACGCGCGGCCGGATCGAGGACGGCGACGACCTCAACATCGAGGCGTTCTCGTCGGGCCACGTCGACACCGACTCCTGTTACAGCTGCCCGGTCGCCTGCGGCCACGTCACCGACTTTTCGGAGTCGGACGTCGACGGCGCGTTCGAGGACGCGGACGTCGACTGGGGACCCGAGTACGAGACGATCGGCCTGATGGGCGCGAACGCCGACATTACCGACGTCACCGCCGTGACCGAACTCGCGAGCCGCGCGGATACGCTCGGAATGGACACGATCTCGCTGGGGAACGTCCTCTCGTGGGTGATGGAGTGCGTCGACGCGGGACTCCTCGAGTACGACATCGACTGGGGCGACGCGGCGGCGGCCGCCCGCCTGATCGAGGAGGTCGCCCACCGCGAGGGAATCGGCGACGCGCTCGCCGAGGGGACCGCCGTCGCCGCAGAACGGCTCTGCGACGGCGATCCGCGTGCCCGGGAGGCCGCCGTCGAGGTCAAGGGCATGGAACTCCCGGCGTACGAACCGCGAGCGTCGTTCGGCATGGCGCTCGCGTACGCGACCTCCGACCGCGGCGCGTGTCACCAGCGCGCCTGGCCGATCGGGTCCGACGCGATGGGCGGCGAGCGAGATCCGTACGACACCGAGGGTCACGCCACGGTCGTCGTCGAAGAGCAAGACGAACGCGCGCTCACGTACAGTATGGTGACCTGTGACTTCACCGCCTACAACTACGATCGAGTCGCCGAGTGGCTGAACGCGCTCGGCTACGACGTCGACGCAGGCGAGCTAGAGACCGTCGGCGAACGGGCCTGGAACCTCGCCAGGCTGTTCAACGTCCGAGAAGGGTTCGACCGATCGGACGACGAGCTACCCGAGCGGATGAAACGGCCGTTAGAACGGGGCGGTCCGGCCGACGGCAATCAAATCACCGACGATACGTTCGAGACGATGCTGACCGAGTACTACGAACTGCGGGGATGGACGAGCGACGGCGAACCGACGCCGGAGACGCTCGAACGGCTCGACCTCGCGGAGTTCGCGTCGGCCTGA
- a CDS encoding aldehyde dehydrogenase family protein, with amino-acid sequence MRRLYIDGEWVDAESSTGIDVESPVDGTVIDTVPAASERDVREAVEAARRAQRELEEMTAFERAAVLDEVTDYFEAHEDEIAELITLEEGKPLHESYEETEYVISSSDDYGHDAIRLFGDVVPSEHRGRFAYTQREPYGPCAVISPWNFPLEVPGGSIYSAIATANPVVFKPAEETPLTAYHIAEAFAQSSLPDGAFNLITGAGETGQALVDHRDIRLIAFTGSTEVGQEIAKTAADRNAQCLLEMGGKDPILVLDDADVDHAAESIVVGSNWNAGQVCCGTERVVATDGVHDELVDAIVEKTDELVLGDPFEEGTDVGPMVSERIQSKAVEHVDDAIDQGATLETGGDTDGLFYEPAVVDDVTEEMAIAREETFGPVTPIVRAESYDEAIDVANRSRYGLQAAIFTDSLERAHDAANRLKAGGVFVNETNNYWERLLPFGGYGESGSGGRYGSKWHLEAMTQVKAVMLNYKDY; translated from the coding sequence ATGCGACGGCTATACATCGACGGCGAATGGGTCGACGCGGAGTCCTCGACGGGCATCGACGTCGAGTCCCCGGTCGACGGAACGGTAATCGACACCGTCCCGGCGGCGTCCGAACGGGACGTCCGCGAGGCGGTCGAAGCCGCCAGGCGCGCACAGCGGGAACTCGAGGAGATGACCGCCTTCGAGCGTGCGGCGGTGCTCGACGAAGTCACCGACTACTTCGAAGCGCACGAAGACGAGATCGCGGAACTCATCACGCTCGAGGAGGGCAAACCGCTTCACGAGTCCTACGAGGAGACCGAATACGTCATTTCCTCGAGCGACGACTACGGCCACGACGCCATCCGACTGTTCGGCGACGTCGTCCCCTCCGAGCACCGGGGCCGATTCGCCTACACTCAGCGCGAACCGTACGGGCCGTGTGCGGTGATCAGTCCGTGGAACTTCCCGCTCGAGGTCCCCGGCGGGAGCATCTACTCGGCCATCGCGACGGCCAACCCGGTCGTGTTCAAGCCGGCCGAGGAGACGCCGCTTACGGCCTACCACATCGCGGAGGCGTTCGCCCAGTCGAGCCTTCCCGACGGCGCGTTCAACCTGATCACCGGCGCGGGCGAGACCGGACAGGCGCTCGTCGACCACCGAGATATTCGACTGATCGCGTTCACCGGAAGTACCGAGGTCGGCCAGGAGATCGCGAAGACCGCGGCCGATCGAAACGCACAGTGTCTCCTCGAGATGGGCGGCAAGGACCCGATTCTCGTCCTCGACGACGCCGACGTCGACCACGCCGCGGAGAGCATCGTCGTCGGTTCGAACTGGAACGCCGGCCAGGTCTGCTGTGGGACCGAACGCGTCGTCGCGACCGACGGCGTCCACGACGAACTGGTCGACGCGATCGTCGAGAAGACCGACGAACTCGTGCTCGGCGATCCCTTCGAGGAGGGGACGGACGTCGGACCGATGGTCTCGGAACGCATCCAGTCGAAGGCCGTCGAACACGTGGACGACGCGATCGATCAGGGCGCGACGCTGGAGACCGGCGGCGACACCGACGGCCTGTTCTACGAACCCGCGGTCGTCGATGACGTCACCGAAGAGATGGCGATCGCGCGAGAGGAGACGTTCGGCCCGGTGACGCCGATCGTCCGCGCCGAGAGCTACGACGAGGCGATCGACGTCGCCAACCGATCGCGGTACGGACTCCAGGCCGCGATCTTCACCGACTCGCTCGAACGCGCACACGACGCCGCCAACCGACTGAAAGCCGGCGGCGTGTTCGTCAACGAGACGAACAATTACTGGGAACGGTTGCTCCCGTTCGGCGGCTACGGCGAATCGGGATCGGGCGGGCGCTACGGCAGCAAGTGGCACCTCGAAGCGATGACGCAAGTGAAAGCGGTCATGCTGAACTACAAGGACTACTGA
- a CDS encoding saccharopine dehydrogenase family protein: MKVTALGGCGAMGRATSRELAENDTVDELLIADADLDAATEFADELREDEYTGEITTERVDVTDHEALVATIEDGEVVANALPYAFNVDVMEACLEAGCHYLDLGGLYHKTQDQLELDAEFDEAGLTAVLGIGASPGLTNVATARGAQQLDSVEEIHIRTGAKGGGEGFAYSAKTILDELTMEPIVYEDGEFQTLDPLSGRETYEMPDPVGEVEGFHSIHSELATMPYAFEGVETVDFRVAFSPDLVNICDVLIGLNLTSEETVEFKGVETTPREFLDWHLDRQPKPGAVEEWKSFRVDVHGTEDGESAHYRYTVVVESRLEDWGLKATAVWTGVPMGVAAAAVGRGEALETGAKPPEEVLDPEAFIAELRKRDIAIEGQRIQP, from the coding sequence ATGAAGGTAACTGCACTCGGTGGCTGCGGCGCGATGGGGCGGGCCACCTCACGGGAACTGGCGGAGAACGACACGGTCGACGAACTGCTGATCGCCGACGCGGATCTCGACGCGGCGACGGAATTCGCCGACGAACTGCGCGAGGACGAGTACACGGGCGAGATCACGACGGAGAGAGTCGACGTGACCGACCACGAGGCGCTCGTGGCGACGATCGAGGACGGCGAAGTCGTCGCGAACGCGCTCCCGTACGCGTTCAACGTCGACGTGATGGAAGCCTGCCTCGAGGCCGGTTGTCACTACCTCGACCTCGGAGGACTGTATCACAAGACTCAGGACCAGCTCGAACTGGACGCGGAGTTCGACGAGGCAGGGCTGACGGCCGTCCTCGGCATCGGCGCGAGTCCGGGGCTGACGAACGTCGCGACCGCACGGGGCGCCCAGCAACTCGATTCGGTCGAGGAGATCCACATTCGCACCGGCGCGAAAGGAGGCGGTGAGGGCTTTGCCTACTCCGCGAAGACGATCCTCGACGAACTGACCATGGAGCCGATCGTCTACGAGGACGGCGAGTTCCAGACGCTAGACCCGCTTTCGGGACGGGAAACGTACGAGATGCCCGACCCCGTCGGCGAGGTCGAGGGCTTTCACAGCATTCACTCCGAACTCGCGACGATGCCCTACGCGTTCGAGGGCGTCGAGACCGTCGACTTCCGGGTGGCGTTCTCGCCGGACCTCGTGAACATCTGCGACGTCCTCATCGGCCTGAACCTCACCAGCGAAGAGACGGTCGAGTTCAAGGGCGTCGAGACGACCCCCCGCGAGTTCCTCGACTGGCACCTCGATCGACAGCCGAAGCCCGGTGCCGTCGAGGAGTGGAAGTCGTTCCGCGTCGACGTCCACGGCACCGAAGACGGTGAGTCCGCTCACTACCGCTACACCGTCGTCGTCGAGTCCCGACTCGAGGACTGGGGACTGAAGGCTACGGCCGTCTGGACCGGCGTCCCGATGGGCGTCGCGGCCGCGGCCGTCGGACGCGGCGAGGCCCTCGAGACGGGGGCGAAGCCACCCGAAGAGGTACTCGACCCCGAGGCGTTCATCGCCGAACTCCGCAAGCGCGACATCGCGATCGAGGGCCAACGGATCCAGCCATGA
- a CDS encoding universal stress protein produces the protein MPDHILVPVDESDRSTDAIDFACTEYPDARITALHVLDPGDFYTATGVEGGAMANYEEIQKHHESRAEEILEGARERAAEHGVEIDTEQVIGGVSRSIVTYAEDHDVDHIAIGSHGRTGASRILLGSVAETVARRSPVPVTIVR, from the coding sequence ATGCCGGACCACATCCTCGTTCCCGTCGACGAGTCGGACCGATCGACCGACGCCATCGACTTCGCCTGCACGGAGTACCCCGACGCCAGGATCACGGCGTTGCACGTCCTCGACCCGGGCGATTTCTACACGGCGACCGGCGTCGAAGGCGGCGCGATGGCCAACTACGAGGAGATCCAGAAACACCACGAGAGTCGAGCCGAGGAGATCCTCGAGGGTGCCCGCGAGCGGGCGGCCGAACACGGCGTCGAAATCGACACCGAGCAGGTCATCGGCGGCGTCTCCCGTTCGATCGTCACCTACGCCGAGGACCACGACGTCGACCACATCGCGATCGGTAGCCACGGCCGGACCGGCGCGAGTCGGATCCTGCTCGGCAGCGTCGCGGAGACCGTCGCCCGGCGGTCGCCGGTTCCGGTGACGATCGTTCGCTGA
- a CDS encoding 50S ribosomal protein L15e: MAKSFYSHIKDAWKDPGDGKLGELQWQRKQEWRKQGAIERIDRPTRLDKARELGYKAKQGIVMTRVSVRKGTARKERFTAGRRTKRQGVNRIGRRKNIQRIGEERVSRKYPNLRVLNSYWVGEDGSQKWFEVILVDPNHPAIENDDDLNWICDDNHQNRAFRGLTNAGKANRGLNNRGKGAEKVRPSNNGGQGRAK, encoded by the coding sequence ATGGCAAAAAGCTTCTACTCCCACATCAAGGACGCGTGGAAGGACCCCGGCGACGGGAAGCTCGGGGAACTCCAGTGGCAGCGCAAGCAGGAATGGCGAAAGCAGGGCGCGATCGAACGGATCGATCGCCCGACGCGACTCGACAAGGCTCGCGAACTCGGCTACAAGGCCAAACAGGGGATCGTGATGACCCGCGTCTCGGTCCGCAAAGGCACCGCTCGCAAGGAGCGGTTCACGGCCGGACGCCGGACGAAGCGCCAGGGTGTCAACCGCATCGGGCGGCGCAAGAACATCCAGCGCATCGGCGAAGAGCGCGTCTCCCGGAAGTACCCCAACCTGCGGGTGCTCAACAGCTACTGGGTCGGTGAAGACGGCAGCCAGAAGTGGTTCGAAGTGATCCTCGTCGATCCCAACCACCCGGCGATCGAGAACGACGACGACCTCAACTGGATCTGCGACGACAACCACCAGAACCGCGCCTTCCGCGGCCTCACCAACGCGGGCAAGGCCAACCGCGGGCTCAACAACCGCGGCAAGGGTGCGGAGAAGGTCCGGCCGTCCAACAACGGCGGCCAGGGTCGCGCGAAGTAA
- a CDS encoding HalOD1 output domain-containing protein — protein sequence MAHNSRLRRLADLADERTSMRIIEALATAQHVPPEELELPLYHTVDPEALDRLFDADPATDLRVTFEYADHTVQVRSGGRVSIDGVGYDPGDDPERSLG from the coding sequence ATGGCTCACAACAGCAGGCTCCGACGACTGGCCGACCTCGCCGACGAACGCACGAGTATGCGGATCATCGAGGCGCTGGCAACTGCACAGCACGTTCCGCCGGAAGAACTCGAACTGCCGCTCTATCATACCGTCGATCCGGAAGCGCTCGATCGTCTCTTCGATGCCGATCCCGCAACCGACCTCCGGGTGACGTTCGAGTACGCGGACCACACCGTGCAGGTCCGGAGTGGCGGCCGGGTTTCGATCGACGGCGTCGGGTACGACCCGGGCGACGACCCCGAACGAAGTCTCGGTTGA
- a CDS encoding bacterio-opsin activator domain-containing protein, whose translation MTPDREVPAQVRRWHALYEREQELGRQKTYTNEILNALDDVFYVLDANGDLERWNDRLTEVTGYSDREVASMNALEFFGDEDTQRVADALEKTIDDGRNRLAVDLLTKAGTPIPFEFVGVELEDARGRPVVAGIGRDVSERNRLATELRTEKEHFRVALENSPMVAFRLDTDLRYTWISSPHPDFRPEDVLGKRDDELLPTAAAETVMAPKRQVLETGTGVREVVTYEVPSGAVTYDLIIEPLRDESGTIAGLTCAALDITDRTEHEQVLERTSDLLRQTQRLAGVGGWELDLRSDPPYSGMWTDELYRIHELPLDTVHDMERGIEFYHPGDRDRIRTAVTGAIEDGEGYDLEARLITAAGNVRWVRTIGTPVFEGDRLVALRGSLQDVTAQKHHELALQSLHDATRGLLNTESQSDTAALVVDVAADVLDLPGVAMYLLDTEMNEFEPVVTTPAFDELCDDPPPVAIGDEESPIWNTFVTGTGTVLDPSDRSDGSHAFGDDRSGLLVPIGDHGVFVAVSDDPTVDDATRQLVETLVATTVAAFDRLRSESNLEQRDAELEARNENLTRQVAINELLRTIDRSLVRATSRDGIEAAVCEQLVESDGIEFAWIGDVESDGRDLVPRTWHGTTLNYLDAIAVDGRVPIDEPAWQTARTDESTVVSNVVEGMRDEPWRGTALSFGFRSLIAVPLVYDEYSYGVLAVYATEQSAFSDLERNVFEELGETIASSINAVETRRGLHSSTTLQLKLRFTDADSFMMQLARDANARVRYDGLVAASDDETQLFVTVTGAAAETIETSLDDLVSVTEHRCISSVDGDHRFEIRARGPVVAAKLVRHGGSPQSIVAAPDGAEVVVEVPIETDVREFVEMLGEQFPTVELVSRHDVERSTNTERELVDALSDRQQEVLNAAYFGGFFEWPRESTGEEIAEMLGVSQPTVNRHLRLGQKELLSRLFGDR comes from the coding sequence ATGACACCGGACCGCGAGGTTCCGGCCCAGGTTCGCCGCTGGCACGCGTTGTACGAACGCGAGCAGGAACTCGGCCGCCAGAAGACCTACACGAACGAAATCCTGAACGCGCTCGACGACGTCTTCTACGTACTCGACGCGAACGGAGATCTCGAACGCTGGAACGATCGGTTGACAGAGGTGACCGGCTACAGCGATCGGGAGGTCGCGTCGATGAACGCCCTCGAATTTTTCGGCGACGAGGATACGCAGCGGGTTGCGGACGCGCTCGAGAAGACAATCGACGACGGGCGGAACCGACTGGCGGTCGATCTCCTGACGAAAGCGGGAACGCCGATCCCGTTCGAATTCGTCGGCGTCGAACTCGAGGACGCACGCGGCCGCCCGGTCGTCGCCGGAATCGGTCGCGACGTGAGCGAGCGCAACCGCCTCGCGACGGAACTCCGCACGGAGAAGGAGCACTTTCGGGTGGCGCTCGAGAACTCGCCGATGGTCGCGTTCAGACTGGATACCGATCTCCGTTACACGTGGATCAGTAGCCCACACCCCGATTTCCGGCCCGAAGACGTGCTCGGGAAGCGCGACGACGAGTTGCTGCCGACGGCCGCAGCCGAGACGGTCATGGCACCGAAACGGCAGGTGCTGGAGACGGGAACGGGCGTCCGCGAGGTGGTGACCTACGAGGTACCGAGCGGCGCGGTCACCTACGACCTGATCATCGAGCCACTGCGAGACGAGTCCGGGACGATCGCGGGCCTGACCTGTGCCGCGCTGGATATCACCGATCGGACGGAGCACGAGCAGGTGCTCGAGCGAACCAGTGACCTGCTCCGACAGACACAACGGCTCGCAGGGGTCGGCGGCTGGGAACTCGACCTCCGATCGGACCCGCCCTACAGCGGAATGTGGACCGACGAACTCTACCGGATTCACGAACTGCCGCTCGACACGGTCCACGACATGGAGCGCGGCATCGAGTTCTACCATCCGGGCGACCGGGACCGGATCCGGACGGCGGTCACCGGTGCGATCGAGGACGGAGAGGGCTACGATCTCGAGGCGCGACTGATCACGGCAGCCGGCAACGTCCGCTGGGTGCGGACGATCGGGACGCCCGTGTTCGAAGGAGATCGTCTCGTCGCGCTTCGCGGATCGCTGCAGGACGTTACTGCGCAAAAGCACCACGAGTTGGCCTTGCAGTCGCTCCACGACGCGACGCGCGGCTTGCTCAACACGGAGTCGCAATCCGACACCGCCGCACTCGTCGTCGACGTCGCGGCGGACGTCCTCGATCTTCCCGGCGTCGCAATGTACCTGCTCGATACCGAGATGAACGAGTTCGAACCGGTCGTGACCACACCGGCGTTCGACGAACTCTGTGACGACCCGCCGCCCGTCGCGATCGGCGACGAGGAATCGCCCATCTGGAATACCTTCGTCACCGGCACCGGGACCGTTCTCGACCCGTCGGACCGGTCCGACGGATCGCACGCCTTCGGCGACGACCGGAGCGGTCTCCTGGTGCCGATCGGCGATCACGGCGTCTTCGTCGCCGTTTCGGACGATCCGACCGTCGACGACGCGACGCGACAGCTGGTCGAAACGCTCGTCGCGACGACGGTCGCGGCGTTCGATCGACTGCGAAGCGAGTCGAATCTCGAGCAACGCGACGCGGAACTCGAGGCCCGGAACGAGAACCTCACGCGGCAGGTCGCGATCAACGAACTACTGCGAACGATCGATCGATCGCTGGTTCGAGCGACGTCCCGCGACGGGATCGAAGCGGCCGTCTGCGAACAGCTCGTCGAGAGCGACGGGATCGAATTCGCCTGGATCGGCGACGTCGAGTCGGACGGCCGGGACCTCGTCCCGCGAACGTGGCACGGGACCACGCTGAACTACCTCGACGCGATCGCGGTCGACGGACGCGTGCCGATCGACGAGCCGGCGTGGCAAACCGCGCGGACCGACGAGTCGACGGTCGTCTCGAACGTCGTCGAGGGAATGCGAGACGAGCCGTGGCGAGGAACGGCGCTCTCGTTCGGGTTCCGGTCTCTCATCGCCGTGCCCCTGGTGTACGACGAGTACTCCTACGGCGTCCTGGCGGTGTACGCCACCGAACAGTCGGCCTTCAGCGACCTCGAACGAAACGTCTTCGAGGAACTCGGCGAGACGATCGCCAGTTCGATAAACGCGGTCGAGACCCGGCGCGGACTCCACTCGAGTACCACCCTCCAGTTGAAACTGCGATTCACCGACGCCGACTCGTTCATGATGCAACTCGCCCGCGACGCGAACGCCCGCGTCCGATACGACGGACTCGTCGCCGCCTCGGACGACGAGACGCAGCTGTTCGTGACGGTCACCGGCGCGGCGGCGGAGACGATCGAGACCAGCCTGGACGACCTGGTTTCGGTCACGGAACACAGGTGCATCAGTTCGGTCGACGGCGACCACCGGTTCGAAATCCGGGCAAGGGGGCCGGTCGTCGCCGCAAAACTCGTTCGCCACGGGGGCAGCCCCCAGTCGATCGTCGCGGCTCCCGACGGGGCCGAGGTCGTGGTCGAGGTTCCGATCGAGACCGACGTCCGAGAGTTCGTCGAGATGCTCGGCGAGCAATTCCCGACCGTCGAACTCGTCTCCCGTCACGACGTCGAGCGGTCGACGAATACCGAACGGGAACTCGTCGACGCACTGAGCGACCGCCAGCAGGAGGTGCTCAACGCGGCCTACTTCGGCGGCTTCTTCGAGTGGCCACGCGAGAGCACGGGCGAAGAGATCGCCGAGATGCTCGGCGTGTCACAGCCGACCGTCAATCGGCACCTCCGGCTCGGCCAGAAAGAGCTGTTGAGTCGCCTGTTCGGGGACCGGTAG
- the sod gene encoding superoxide dismutase, with protein MTRYELPPLPYDYDALEPHISEQALTWHHDTHHQGYVDGWNSAEETLAANREEGDFSSSAGAIRNVTHNGSGHVLHDLFWQSMSPDGGDEPTGALADRIEEDFGSYGAWKGEFEAAASAAGGWALLVYDSFSNRLRNVVVDKHDQGALWGSHPVLALDVWEHSYYHDYGPGRGDFVDNFFEVVDWEEPSDRYEQAVDRFE; from the coding sequence ATGACACGCTACGAACTGCCGCCGCTACCGTACGACTACGACGCGCTCGAACCGCACATCTCCGAACAGGCGCTCACCTGGCACCACGACACGCACCACCAGGGCTACGTCGACGGCTGGAACAGCGCCGAGGAAACGCTGGCCGCGAACCGCGAGGAGGGAGACTTCTCCTCGTCCGCCGGCGCGATCCGCAACGTCACGCACAACGGATCGGGTCACGTCCTCCACGACCTGTTCTGGCAGAGCATGAGTCCCGACGGCGGCGACGAGCCGACAGGCGCGCTCGCCGACCGCATCGAGGAGGATTTCGGCTCCTACGGGGCCTGGAAGGGGGAGTTCGAGGCCGCCGCGTCCGCGGCCGGCGGGTGGGCGCTGCTCGTCTACGACAGTTTCTCCAATCGACTCCGCAACGTCGTGGTCGACAAGCACGACCAGGGCGCGCTCTGGGGCTCGCACCCGGTGCTCGCGCTGGACGTCTGGGAGCACTCCTACTACCACGATTACGGACCCGGCCGCGGCGACTTCGTCGACAACTTCTTCGAGGTCGTCGACTGGGAGGAGCCGTCCGACCGCTACGAGCAGGCCGTCGATCGCTTCGAGTAG